Proteins from one Pongo abelii isolate AG06213 chromosome 7, NHGRI_mPonAbe1-v2.0_pri, whole genome shotgun sequence genomic window:
- the PARP10 gene encoding protein mono-ADP-ribosyltransferase PARP10 isoform X3: MVAMAEAEAGVAVEVRGLPPAVPDELLTLYFENRRRSGGGPVLSWQRLGCGGVLTFREPADAERVLAQADHELHGAQLSLRPAPPRAPARLLLQGLPPGTTPQRLEQHVQALLRASGLPVQPCCALASPRPDRALVRLPKPLSEADVRVLEEQAQNLGLEGALVSLARVPQARAVRVVGDGASVDLLLLELYLENERRSGGGPLEDLRRLPGPLGTVASFQQWQVAERVLQQEHRLQGSELSLVPHYDVLEPEELAENTSGGDHPSTQGPRATKHALLRTGGLVTALQGAGTVTMGSGEEPGQSGSSLRTGPMVQGTGTMTTGSGQEPGQSGSSLRTGPMVQGTGTMTTGSGQEPGQSGASLRTGPMGSLGQAEPVGSMPMGSLEHEGLVSLRPGGLQEQEGPMSLGPVGSAGPVEISKGLPGQEGLVEIAMDSPGQEGLVSPMEIAMGSLEKAGPVSPGRVKLAGQEGLVEIVLLMEPGAMRFLQLYHEDLLAGLGDVALFPLEGPDVTGFRLCGAQASCQAAEEFLRSLLGSVSCHVLRLEHPGSARFLLGPEGQHLLQELEAQFQCVFGTERLATATLDTGLEEVDPTEALPVLPGDAHTLWTPDSAGGDQEDVSLEEVRELLATLEGLDLDGEDWLPRELEEEGPQEQPEEEATPGHEEEEPAAPSTVAPRRLEEEAALQLALHRSLEPQGQVAEQEEAAALRQALALSLLEQPLLEAEEPPDGGTDGKAQLVVHSAFEQDVEELDRALRTALEVHLQEETVGPWRRTLPAELRARLERCHGVSVALRGDCTILRGFGAHPARAARHLMALLAGPWDQSLAFPLAASGPTLAEQTLKGPWNKLERLAENTGEFREVAQAFYDTLDTAHSSIRIVRVERVSHPLLQQQYELYRERLLQRCERRPVEQVLYHGTTAPAVPDICAHGFNRSFCGRNATVYGKGVYFARRASLSVQDRYSPPNADGHKAVFVARVLTGDYGQGRRGLRAPPLRGPGHVLLRYDSAVDCICQPSIFVIFHDTQALPTHLITCEHMPRASPDDPSGLPGRSPDA, from the exons GCTGCTCCAAGGACTGCCCCCTGGCACCACACCCCAGCGCTTGGAGCAGCATGTCCAGGCCTTGCTGCGTGCCTCGGGGCTCCCGGTACAGCCTTGCTGTGCCTTGGCCAGCCCCCGGCCAGACCGGGCTCTGGTCCGGTTGCCCAAGCCCCTTTCTGAGGCAG ATGTCCGTGTCCTGGAGGAGCAGGCCCAGAATCTGGGCCTGGAGGGGGCCTTGGTGTCCCTGGCCCGGGTTCCCCAGGCCCGAGCGGTGCGTGTGGTGGGGGATGGTGCCTCTGTGGACCTGCTGCTGCTGGAGCTGTACCTGGAGAATGAGCGCCGCAGTGGTGGGGGGCCCCTGGAGGACCTGCGACGCCTACCCGGGCCCCTGGGCACTGTTGCCTCCTTCCAGCAGTGGCAAG TGGCAGAACGAGTGTTGCAGCAGGAGCACCGGCTGCAGGGCTCAGAGCTGAGCCTTGTCCCCCACTACGACGTCCTGGAGCCCGAGGAGCTGGCTGAGAACACCAGTGGAGGGGACCACCCGTCCACCCAGGGGCCTAGGGCTACCAAGCATGCTCTCCTGAGGACCGGAGGGCTGGTGACGGCTCTGCAGGGTGCAGGGACTGTGACAATGGGCTCTGGCGAGGAACCAGGGCAGTCAGGGTCCTCTCTGAGGACAGGTCCCATGGTGCAGGGTACAGGGACTATGACAACGGGCTCTGGCCAGGAACCAGGGCAGTCAGGGTCCTCTCTGAGGACAGGTCCCATGGTGCAGGGTACAGGAACTATGACAACGGGCTCTGGCCAGGAACCAGGGCAGTCAGGGGCCTCTCTGAGGACAGGTCCCATGGGGTCTCTGGGACAGGCAGAGCCAGTTGGCTCGATGCCCATGGGGTCTTTGGAACATGAGGGGCTGGTAAGCCTGAGGCCTGGGGGGTTGCAGGAACAGGAGGGGCCCATGAGCCTGGGGCCTGTGGGGTCTGCAGGCCCAGTGGAGATCTCTAAGGGGTTGCCGGGGCAGGAGGGCCTGGTGGAAATTGCCATGGACTCACCAGGGCAAGAGGGGCTGGTGAGTCCCATGGAGATCGCCATGGGGTCTCTGGAGAAGGCAGGGCCTGTGAGCCCAGGACGTGTGAAGCTGGCGGGGCAGGAGGGCCTGGTGGAGATAGTGCTGTTGATGGAGCCAGGGGCGATGCGCTTCCTGCAGCTCTATCATGAGGACCTTCTTGCGGGCCTGGGAGATGTCGCTCTCTTCCCACTTGAAGGACCGGATGTGACTGGCTTTCGG CTCTGTGGAGCCCAGGCTTCCTGTCAGGCGGCTGAGGAGTTTCTGCGGAGCCTGCTGGGCAGCGTTAGCTGCCATGTGTTGCGCCTGGAGCACCCGGGCAGCGCCAGGTTTCTCCTGGGCCCAGAAGGGCAGCACCTtctccaggagctggaggctcaGTTCCAGTGTGTCTTTGGGACAGAGCGCCTGGCCACAGCCACGTTGGACACAGGCCTTGAAGAg GTGGACCCTACCGAGGCCCTCCCAGTGCTCCCTGGCGACGCCCACACCCTGTGGACCCCAGACAGTGCAGGTGGTGACCAGGAGGACGTGAGCCTGG aggagGTCCGAGAACTGCTGGCCACCTTGGAGGGCCTAGACCTAGACGGGGAGGACTGGCTGCCTCGGGAGCTGGAGGAGGAAGGGCCTCAGGAGCAGCCAGAGGAGGAGGCGACCCCAGGGCATGAGGAGGAGGAGCCTGCGGCCCCCAGCACTGTGGCACCCAGGCGGCTGGAGGAGGAGGCCGCTCTGCAGCTGGCCCTCCACCGGTCGCTGGAGCCTCAAGGTCAGGTGGCTGAGCAGGAGGAGGCTGCTGCCCTGCGGCAAGCCCTAGCCCTCTCCCTGCTGGAGCAGCCCCTGTTGGAGGCAGAAGAGCCCCCAGATGGGGGGACTGATGGCAAGGCCCAGCTGGTGGTGCACTCGGCCTTTGAGCAGGATGTGGAGGAGCTGGACCGGGCGCTCAGGACTGCCTTGGAGGTCCACCTCCAGGAGGAGACGGTGGGGCCCTGGCGCCGCACACTGCCTGCAGAGCTGCGTGCTCGCCTGGAGCGGTGCCATGGTGTGAGTGTTGCCCTGCGTGGTGACTGCACCATCCTCCGTGGCTTCGGGGCCCACCCTGCCCGTGCTGCCCGCCACTTGATGGCGCTTCTGGCTGGCCCCTGGGATCAGAGTTTGGCCTTTCCCTTGGCAGCTTCAGGCCCTACCT TGGCGGAGCAGACGCTGAAGGGGCCCTGGAACAAGCTGGAGCGTCTGGCAGAGAACACCGGGGAGTTCCGGGAGGTGGCGCAGGCCTTCTACGACACCCTGGACACTGCCCACAGCAGCATCCGCATCGTTCGT GTGGAGCGCGTGTCGCACCCGCTGCTGCAGCAGCAGTATGAGCTGTACCGGGAGCGCCTGCTGCAGCGATGCGAGCGGCGCCCGGTGGAGCAGGTGCTGTACCACGGCACGACGGCGCCGGCAGTGCCTGACATCTGCGCCCACGGCTTCAACCGCAGCTTCTGCGGCCGCAACG CCACGGTCTACGGGAAGGGCGTGTATTTCGCCAGGCGCGCCTCCCTTTCGGTGCAGGACCGCTACTCGCCCCCCAACGCCGATGGCCATAAGGCGGTGTTCGTGGCACGGGTGCTGACCGGCGACTACGGGCAGGGCCGCCGCGGTCTGCGGGCGCCCCCACTGCGGGGTCCTGGCCACGTGCTCCTGCGCTACGACAGCGCCGTGGACTGCATCTGCCAGCCCAGCATCTTCGTCATCTTCCACGACACCCAGGCGCTGCCCACCCACCTCATCACCTGCGAGCACATGCCCCGCGCTTCCCCCGACGACCCCTCTGGGCTCCCGGGCCGCTCCCCAGACGCTTAA
- the PARP10 gene encoding protein mono-ADP-ribosyltransferase PARP10 isoform X4, whose protein sequence is MVAMAEAEAGVAVEVRGLPPAVPDELLTLYFENRRRSGGGPVLSWQRLGCGGVLTFREPADAERVLAQADHELHGAQLSLRPAPPRAPARLLLQGLPPGTTPQRLEQHVQALLRASGLPVQPCCALASPRPDRALVRLPKPLSEADVRVLEEQAQNLGLEGALVSLARVPQARAVRVVGDGASVDLLLLELYLENERRSGGGPLEDLRRLPGPLGTVASFQQWQVAERVLQQEHRLQGSELSLVPHYDVLEPEELAENTSGGDHPSTQGPRATKHALLRTGGLVTALQGAGTVTMGSGEEPGQSGSSLRTGPMVQGTGTMTTGSGQEPGQSGSSLRTGPMVQGTGTMTTGSGQEPGQSGASLRTGPMGSLGQAEPVGSMPMGSLEHEGLVSLRPGGLQEQEGPMSLGPVGSAGPVEISKGLPGQEGLVEIAMDSPGQEGLVSPMEIAMGSLEKAGPVSPGRVKLAGQEGLVEIVLLMEPGAMRFLQLYHEDLLAGLGDVALFPLEGPDVTGFRLCGAQASCQAAEEFLRSLLGSVSCHVLRLEHPGSARFLLGPEGQHLLQELEAQFQCVFGTERLATATLDTGLEEVDPTEALPVLPGDAHTLWTPDSAEEVRELLATLEGLDLDGEDWLPRELEEEGPQEQPEEEATPGHEEEEPAAPSTVAPRRLEEEAALQLALHRSLEPQGQVAEQEEAAALRQALALSLLEQPLLEAEEPPDGGTDGKAQLVVHSAFEQDVEELDRALRTALEVHLQEETVGPWRRTLPAELRARLERCHGVSVALRGDCTILRGFGAHPARAARHLMALLAGPWDQSLAFPLAASGPTLAEQTLKGPWNKLERLAENTGEFREVAQAFYDTLDTAHSSIRIVRVERVSHPLLQQQYELYRERLLQRCERRPVEQVLYHGTTAPAVPDICAHGFNRSFCGRNATVYGKGVYFARRASLSVQDRYSPPNADGHKAVFVARVLTGDYGQGRRGLRAPPLRGPGHVLLRYDSAVDCICQPSIFVIFHDTQALPTHLITCEHMPRASPDDPSGLPGRSPDA, encoded by the exons GCTGCTCCAAGGACTGCCCCCTGGCACCACACCCCAGCGCTTGGAGCAGCATGTCCAGGCCTTGCTGCGTGCCTCGGGGCTCCCGGTACAGCCTTGCTGTGCCTTGGCCAGCCCCCGGCCAGACCGGGCTCTGGTCCGGTTGCCCAAGCCCCTTTCTGAGGCAG ATGTCCGTGTCCTGGAGGAGCAGGCCCAGAATCTGGGCCTGGAGGGGGCCTTGGTGTCCCTGGCCCGGGTTCCCCAGGCCCGAGCGGTGCGTGTGGTGGGGGATGGTGCCTCTGTGGACCTGCTGCTGCTGGAGCTGTACCTGGAGAATGAGCGCCGCAGTGGTGGGGGGCCCCTGGAGGACCTGCGACGCCTACCCGGGCCCCTGGGCACTGTTGCCTCCTTCCAGCAGTGGCAAG TGGCAGAACGAGTGTTGCAGCAGGAGCACCGGCTGCAGGGCTCAGAGCTGAGCCTTGTCCCCCACTACGACGTCCTGGAGCCCGAGGAGCTGGCTGAGAACACCAGTGGAGGGGACCACCCGTCCACCCAGGGGCCTAGGGCTACCAAGCATGCTCTCCTGAGGACCGGAGGGCTGGTGACGGCTCTGCAGGGTGCAGGGACTGTGACAATGGGCTCTGGCGAGGAACCAGGGCAGTCAGGGTCCTCTCTGAGGACAGGTCCCATGGTGCAGGGTACAGGGACTATGACAACGGGCTCTGGCCAGGAACCAGGGCAGTCAGGGTCCTCTCTGAGGACAGGTCCCATGGTGCAGGGTACAGGAACTATGACAACGGGCTCTGGCCAGGAACCAGGGCAGTCAGGGGCCTCTCTGAGGACAGGTCCCATGGGGTCTCTGGGACAGGCAGAGCCAGTTGGCTCGATGCCCATGGGGTCTTTGGAACATGAGGGGCTGGTAAGCCTGAGGCCTGGGGGGTTGCAGGAACAGGAGGGGCCCATGAGCCTGGGGCCTGTGGGGTCTGCAGGCCCAGTGGAGATCTCTAAGGGGTTGCCGGGGCAGGAGGGCCTGGTGGAAATTGCCATGGACTCACCAGGGCAAGAGGGGCTGGTGAGTCCCATGGAGATCGCCATGGGGTCTCTGGAGAAGGCAGGGCCTGTGAGCCCAGGACGTGTGAAGCTGGCGGGGCAGGAGGGCCTGGTGGAGATAGTGCTGTTGATGGAGCCAGGGGCGATGCGCTTCCTGCAGCTCTATCATGAGGACCTTCTTGCGGGCCTGGGAGATGTCGCTCTCTTCCCACTTGAAGGACCGGATGTGACTGGCTTTCGG CTCTGTGGAGCCCAGGCTTCCTGTCAGGCGGCTGAGGAGTTTCTGCGGAGCCTGCTGGGCAGCGTTAGCTGCCATGTGTTGCGCCTGGAGCACCCGGGCAGCGCCAGGTTTCTCCTGGGCCCAGAAGGGCAGCACCTtctccaggagctggaggctcaGTTCCAGTGTGTCTTTGGGACAGAGCGCCTGGCCACAGCCACGTTGGACACAGGCCTTGAAGAg GTGGACCCTACCGAGGCCCTCCCAGTGCTCCCTGGCGACGCCCACACCCTGTGGACCCCAGACAGTGCAG aggagGTCCGAGAACTGCTGGCCACCTTGGAGGGCCTAGACCTAGACGGGGAGGACTGGCTGCCTCGGGAGCTGGAGGAGGAAGGGCCTCAGGAGCAGCCAGAGGAGGAGGCGACCCCAGGGCATGAGGAGGAGGAGCCTGCGGCCCCCAGCACTGTGGCACCCAGGCGGCTGGAGGAGGAGGCCGCTCTGCAGCTGGCCCTCCACCGGTCGCTGGAGCCTCAAGGTCAGGTGGCTGAGCAGGAGGAGGCTGCTGCCCTGCGGCAAGCCCTAGCCCTCTCCCTGCTGGAGCAGCCCCTGTTGGAGGCAGAAGAGCCCCCAGATGGGGGGACTGATGGCAAGGCCCAGCTGGTGGTGCACTCGGCCTTTGAGCAGGATGTGGAGGAGCTGGACCGGGCGCTCAGGACTGCCTTGGAGGTCCACCTCCAGGAGGAGACGGTGGGGCCCTGGCGCCGCACACTGCCTGCAGAGCTGCGTGCTCGCCTGGAGCGGTGCCATGGTGTGAGTGTTGCCCTGCGTGGTGACTGCACCATCCTCCGTGGCTTCGGGGCCCACCCTGCCCGTGCTGCCCGCCACTTGATGGCGCTTCTGGCTGGCCCCTGGGATCAGAGTTTGGCCTTTCCCTTGGCAGCTTCAGGCCCTACCT TGGCGGAGCAGACGCTGAAGGGGCCCTGGAACAAGCTGGAGCGTCTGGCAGAGAACACCGGGGAGTTCCGGGAGGTGGCGCAGGCCTTCTACGACACCCTGGACACTGCCCACAGCAGCATCCGCATCGTTCGT GTGGAGCGCGTGTCGCACCCGCTGCTGCAGCAGCAGTATGAGCTGTACCGGGAGCGCCTGCTGCAGCGATGCGAGCGGCGCCCGGTGGAGCAGGTGCTGTACCACGGCACGACGGCGCCGGCAGTGCCTGACATCTGCGCCCACGGCTTCAACCGCAGCTTCTGCGGCCGCAACG CCACGGTCTACGGGAAGGGCGTGTATTTCGCCAGGCGCGCCTCCCTTTCGGTGCAGGACCGCTACTCGCCCCCCAACGCCGATGGCCATAAGGCGGTGTTCGTGGCACGGGTGCTGACCGGCGACTACGGGCAGGGCCGCCGCGGTCTGCGGGCGCCCCCACTGCGGGGTCCTGGCCACGTGCTCCTGCGCTACGACAGCGCCGTGGACTGCATCTGCCAGCCCAGCATCTTCGTCATCTTCCACGACACCCAGGCGCTGCCCACCCACCTCATCACCTGCGAGCACATGCCCCGCGCTTCCCCCGACGACCCCTCTGGGCTCCCGGGCCGCTCCCCAGACGCTTAA
- the PARP10 gene encoding protein mono-ADP-ribosyltransferase PARP10 isoform X1, translating into MGCFPTHLMPRPRVAMAEAEAGVAVEVRGLPPAVPDELLTLYFENRRRSGGGPVLSWQRLGCGGVLTFREPADAERVLAQADHELHGAQLSLRPAPPRAPARLLLQGLPPGTTPQRLEQHVQALLRASGLPVQPCCALASPRPDRALVRLPKPLSEADVRVLEEQAQNLGLEGALVSLARVPQARAVRVVGDGASVDLLLLELYLENERRSGGGPLEDLRRLPGPLGTVASFQQWQVAERVLQQEHRLQGSELSLVPHYDVLEPEELAENTSGGDHPSTQGPRATKHALLRTGGLVTALQGAGTVTMGSGEEPGQSGSSLRTGPMVQGTGTMTTGSGQEPGQSGSSLRTGPMVQGTGTMTTGSGQEPGQSGASLRTGPMGSLGQAEPVGSMPMGSLEHEGLVSLRPGGLQEQEGPMSLGPVGSAGPVEISKGLPGQEGLVEIAMDSPGQEGLVSPMEIAMGSLEKAGPVSPGRVKLAGQEGLVEIVLLMEPGAMRFLQLYHEDLLAGLGDVALFPLEGPDVTGFRLCGAQASCQAAEEFLRSLLGSVSCHVLRLEHPGSARFLLGPEGQHLLQELEAQFQCVFGTERLATATLDTGLEEVDPTEALPVLPGDAHTLWTPDSAGGDQEDVSLEEVRELLATLEGLDLDGEDWLPRELEEEGPQEQPEEEATPGHEEEEPAAPSTVAPRRLEEEAALQLALHRSLEPQGQVAEQEEAAALRQALALSLLEQPLLEAEEPPDGGTDGKAQLVVHSAFEQDVEELDRALRTALEVHLQEETVGPWRRTLPAELRARLERCHGVSVALRGDCTILRGFGAHPARAARHLMALLAGPWDQSLAFPLAASGPTLAEQTLKGPWNKLERLAENTGEFREVAQAFYDTLDTAHSSIRIVRVERVSHPLLQQQYELYRERLLQRCERRPVEQVLYHGTTAPAVPDICAHGFNRSFCGRNATVYGKGVYFARRASLSVQDRYSPPNADGHKAVFVARVLTGDYGQGRRGLRAPPLRGPGHVLLRYDSAVDCICQPSIFVIFHDTQALPTHLITCEHMPRASPDDPSGLPGRSPDA; encoded by the exons GCTGCTCCAAGGACTGCCCCCTGGCACCACACCCCAGCGCTTGGAGCAGCATGTCCAGGCCTTGCTGCGTGCCTCGGGGCTCCCGGTACAGCCTTGCTGTGCCTTGGCCAGCCCCCGGCCAGACCGGGCTCTGGTCCGGTTGCCCAAGCCCCTTTCTGAGGCAG ATGTCCGTGTCCTGGAGGAGCAGGCCCAGAATCTGGGCCTGGAGGGGGCCTTGGTGTCCCTGGCCCGGGTTCCCCAGGCCCGAGCGGTGCGTGTGGTGGGGGATGGTGCCTCTGTGGACCTGCTGCTGCTGGAGCTGTACCTGGAGAATGAGCGCCGCAGTGGTGGGGGGCCCCTGGAGGACCTGCGACGCCTACCCGGGCCCCTGGGCACTGTTGCCTCCTTCCAGCAGTGGCAAG TGGCAGAACGAGTGTTGCAGCAGGAGCACCGGCTGCAGGGCTCAGAGCTGAGCCTTGTCCCCCACTACGACGTCCTGGAGCCCGAGGAGCTGGCTGAGAACACCAGTGGAGGGGACCACCCGTCCACCCAGGGGCCTAGGGCTACCAAGCATGCTCTCCTGAGGACCGGAGGGCTGGTGACGGCTCTGCAGGGTGCAGGGACTGTGACAATGGGCTCTGGCGAGGAACCAGGGCAGTCAGGGTCCTCTCTGAGGACAGGTCCCATGGTGCAGGGTACAGGGACTATGACAACGGGCTCTGGCCAGGAACCAGGGCAGTCAGGGTCCTCTCTGAGGACAGGTCCCATGGTGCAGGGTACAGGAACTATGACAACGGGCTCTGGCCAGGAACCAGGGCAGTCAGGGGCCTCTCTGAGGACAGGTCCCATGGGGTCTCTGGGACAGGCAGAGCCAGTTGGCTCGATGCCCATGGGGTCTTTGGAACATGAGGGGCTGGTAAGCCTGAGGCCTGGGGGGTTGCAGGAACAGGAGGGGCCCATGAGCCTGGGGCCTGTGGGGTCTGCAGGCCCAGTGGAGATCTCTAAGGGGTTGCCGGGGCAGGAGGGCCTGGTGGAAATTGCCATGGACTCACCAGGGCAAGAGGGGCTGGTGAGTCCCATGGAGATCGCCATGGGGTCTCTGGAGAAGGCAGGGCCTGTGAGCCCAGGACGTGTGAAGCTGGCGGGGCAGGAGGGCCTGGTGGAGATAGTGCTGTTGATGGAGCCAGGGGCGATGCGCTTCCTGCAGCTCTATCATGAGGACCTTCTTGCGGGCCTGGGAGATGTCGCTCTCTTCCCACTTGAAGGACCGGATGTGACTGGCTTTCGG CTCTGTGGAGCCCAGGCTTCCTGTCAGGCGGCTGAGGAGTTTCTGCGGAGCCTGCTGGGCAGCGTTAGCTGCCATGTGTTGCGCCTGGAGCACCCGGGCAGCGCCAGGTTTCTCCTGGGCCCAGAAGGGCAGCACCTtctccaggagctggaggctcaGTTCCAGTGTGTCTTTGGGACAGAGCGCCTGGCCACAGCCACGTTGGACACAGGCCTTGAAGAg GTGGACCCTACCGAGGCCCTCCCAGTGCTCCCTGGCGACGCCCACACCCTGTGGACCCCAGACAGTGCAGGTGGTGACCAGGAGGACGTGAGCCTGG aggagGTCCGAGAACTGCTGGCCACCTTGGAGGGCCTAGACCTAGACGGGGAGGACTGGCTGCCTCGGGAGCTGGAGGAGGAAGGGCCTCAGGAGCAGCCAGAGGAGGAGGCGACCCCAGGGCATGAGGAGGAGGAGCCTGCGGCCCCCAGCACTGTGGCACCCAGGCGGCTGGAGGAGGAGGCCGCTCTGCAGCTGGCCCTCCACCGGTCGCTGGAGCCTCAAGGTCAGGTGGCTGAGCAGGAGGAGGCTGCTGCCCTGCGGCAAGCCCTAGCCCTCTCCCTGCTGGAGCAGCCCCTGTTGGAGGCAGAAGAGCCCCCAGATGGGGGGACTGATGGCAAGGCCCAGCTGGTGGTGCACTCGGCCTTTGAGCAGGATGTGGAGGAGCTGGACCGGGCGCTCAGGACTGCCTTGGAGGTCCACCTCCAGGAGGAGACGGTGGGGCCCTGGCGCCGCACACTGCCTGCAGAGCTGCGTGCTCGCCTGGAGCGGTGCCATGGTGTGAGTGTTGCCCTGCGTGGTGACTGCACCATCCTCCGTGGCTTCGGGGCCCACCCTGCCCGTGCTGCCCGCCACTTGATGGCGCTTCTGGCTGGCCCCTGGGATCAGAGTTTGGCCTTTCCCTTGGCAGCTTCAGGCCCTACCT TGGCGGAGCAGACGCTGAAGGGGCCCTGGAACAAGCTGGAGCGTCTGGCAGAGAACACCGGGGAGTTCCGGGAGGTGGCGCAGGCCTTCTACGACACCCTGGACACTGCCCACAGCAGCATCCGCATCGTTCGT GTGGAGCGCGTGTCGCACCCGCTGCTGCAGCAGCAGTATGAGCTGTACCGGGAGCGCCTGCTGCAGCGATGCGAGCGGCGCCCGGTGGAGCAGGTGCTGTACCACGGCACGACGGCGCCGGCAGTGCCTGACATCTGCGCCCACGGCTTCAACCGCAGCTTCTGCGGCCGCAACG CCACGGTCTACGGGAAGGGCGTGTATTTCGCCAGGCGCGCCTCCCTTTCGGTGCAGGACCGCTACTCGCCCCCCAACGCCGATGGCCATAAGGCGGTGTTCGTGGCACGGGTGCTGACCGGCGACTACGGGCAGGGCCGCCGCGGTCTGCGGGCGCCCCCACTGCGGGGTCCTGGCCACGTGCTCCTGCGCTACGACAGCGCCGTGGACTGCATCTGCCAGCCCAGCATCTTCGTCATCTTCCACGACACCCAGGCGCTGCCCACCCACCTCATCACCTGCGAGCACATGCCCCGCGCTTCCCCCGACGACCCCTCTGGGCTCCCGGGCCGCTCCCCAGACGCTTAA